ACTGCCTCCCTGAAGGTGGTGACCCAACTTAGTCTGACATCATGACGAATGGCAGCTCTCAATCCCTTTGTAAAGTGCTTCAGCTCCTCGACCGGTTGATTGGCAATCATGGGTACGAAGTAGCATCCCCTCTTGAACCTCCTGACATACTCAGCCACCGTCAAATCTCCCTGGCGTAGTTCCAAGAACTCCCTTGCCAGTCGGGTTCTGTTGTCAGCAGTGAAGTATTTCCAGTAGAATATCTCCTTGAAATCAGCCCATGTCAATATTGCCAAATCAACTATCAATCGTGCACCTTCCCACCATACTTGTGCATCATCTCGCAGCATAAATATTGTGCACCTGACCTTGTCCGCATCTGTAACCTGCATGAAGTTGTATATCATCTCCAGAGATCGAATCCATCCTTCTGCAATGATAGGATCCATGGTGCCTTTAAACTCCGTTGGTCCAAGTTCTCGAAATTGCTTGTAGACCTGGTTTGCATTGGAGGTAGGACGTCTAGGTGTGCTCTCCTGCTCCCTAGCCTGCaatagttgttgaatctgctccCCATGAGTCCGATTCTGCTCTTGCTCCCGTAAAAGTGCAGTAAGCCCCTCTAGGAATTGGTTGTTCTGACCACCTATCTCACCGTTGTTCCTTCGACCAGCCATGACCTATATATTTTCCTATTTAATCTCATTCATGTCTCATTAATACATATCAGTATGTCAATCATAGTATGACTAtgttatcatattaaataaataactaTAATAACAAAGATCTTATAAACTTGCTGGCTGAAGTAGTCGAGTTCCTGACGAGATGGCTTGTGCATGTTGTCCCTTATGagtgagctctgataccaactgaaacatccccagattttttttttcactcatCAACTATTTTTTGAATGATCATATTGCAGTATCATCATGGAAACTATCATAACTAGTAGGCATGAATGTAGCAACAAATGTTTACCAATATGAATGATAACTCCATAACATTCCCCACTTGAATGATAAAGAAACGAAAATCTCTCGCGGTAAATCCAGTATGCTCTGCACTCCCGGACAATGGACAGTAtcatgcgtccatcccgcctcctcgtctactccgtccgAGGGCCTTCCATATCCCGAGAACCCTCCTCACCTGTAATGTAGACATCATGAGTCCACGTCCCAGCAAGTACAATCCATCATGTATAACAAGACATCCATAAAGTAGTAGAGATAGCAACTAACAGTCAAATAGAGAAGTAGAACGTATCCTAATTACGATATAAGAAAGAGAATAAACATGTACAAGTGATACTACATAGCTAATAgagtgaatatgtcacatatccggtaaccacagttagagccagtcaacaatcccatgaacctagaggtatctcctagagaacatgcagtcatatagccgaagctaaccataAGTTACAGTATCAGTCATAAATTACAGTATCAGTTATATTTTGGAAGGTCCCTCCCTGGAGCTCATCCCGGGGCACCCAACCCGTATTgtcaccacatatgctcatactcattctatTAGCTACAAaagagtgttagagtgtatactaaaagcctagcttttgtataaatatttatttagaaataaagaatcacaatggtcaaatacctatatttatatgttaagtgtagattgttagattaatttatattgtagataatatggtgagtggtgtcacacacagaagatcatgttatcagttttttataaattataaacagttgctcatgactaagatagaaaggaacaaaccattggaatagtcatggtgtaattaggtattagtttatcttgactaataaattacactagtacactctaagtgtattgagtaggaccatttaaggtaagttctttttatactgacttaataaaagaacgagatcttagttattatggaagtgtgtgctcttaatcataatataataacaagcacatatatttagtatttatttctttaacttatcaaagggtgagtttagctcgataaatcaataggctcgataagttgggaaatgatattacttatagtgtgtgttgttgattatagaaggaaactgtgtcctagttatctaggttgagaatgtccccaagaggagctcataaggattgtcatgttaaaccctgcaggtgaacttagtccgacatcacaatgaggttgagtggtactactcttggagctagatattaattaagtgagttgtcagtaacttacttaattagtggacatttgttatcttaaacatagggagactaacacactcatgataagaaggagcccataatgtaatttgggattggtgcggtagtgcaataataactctctagtggaatgagttattattgatgaacttgagttgtgtgttcgtggcgaacacgggatactcaagctcgtcggaaggccaaaaccaatttctcctctaggtccctgtcgtagcctcattaatgcctctaaTCCACTCAtggaaaagctcatcttggtgtccaagagagggtcggcccatggcttggtgaccaaggcatgtggccggccacttcctcctcaatgggggttggccccttgcttggtgcccaagcaagaaggggccgaccacaatattcaaattataagggggtgttttgaatttttaaaatcttctctttgtagatatctacaaattttaaaagagagattttaaaatataaaattttccttatttgaattaggtcatatggtttaaaagaaaatttaaaagttttaaaactttccttttttaaccatccttatggtttttagaaaaaaggaagagaagttttaaaattgaaattttctattttttgtaaccatgttaaaaaaggaaattttagaagagatgttttaaattttaaaacttggttttaatttttttaaaactttcttttttttagcatcaactttaggaaattgaaagagagcttgcaaaattttataagagcattcCTTCTTTCCttgtaaattttttacaaaattatttttcctttcctcttagggccggccacccttgctcggtgcccaagcaaggggccgaccaatcaagtcaatccatgatttggtgattgattcaatcaagaggaaagaaaaggaaaaataaaaggggaaaaggaaaaacaagatgaagattttaattttttgtaaaaagtctttccttatttgccttaggcaagtaatataaaagaaggagaggagaggcctcatggagAAATCTAATCTatgctattcttttctctcttctctctagtcttctcctaagggccgacccttgcttctctTTATGCTAAGGctggccacctcttgtggttgcttggtgtggccggatacaaagagaaggagaagaagaagaagaggagaagtagggtatgcatctattcttattctattgcttgtgttctcctttgtggccggatctctccccctctcttttccctttgctctctttggctcctttgtggtggtggtggtcgaaacttagagaaggaggagaagctctttgggtggtgttcatcttggaggatcgtcccccacacgacgtccaaggcgaggcgaggaatatgacagaagatctcgaggttattagcttatgaagaagaggtataactagtaatttttttcctcatcatgctagttatttttctttgtatgaattccaaatacgaggcattagattctagtttttcggatttatttcgaagttgtgtttctttttgttttttgaatttgtgattcgattgttctttttggttaaacctagagttatataaggaaattaaatattagttttccttaaaaggctttgtctaggaagtggtggttgctcccatatccaagaaggcctagtgcctcgccatatttaacctggaagccaattttggaaattaatatttaattaaatttataacataggttgatttggatcaatagtgttaagttcctcttacgatccaaatctaaaccattaagaacagataagttaaatttggaatcaatgatgttaagttccgtctgcgattcctaatttaacttctaaagacacaataggttgtttaggaaaggttcgatacttgtacaaaatttttgtacagtagaaccagtacgatcttcctaggaccaaccaacaaagaGACCATAAActatctgttggagcaatctcaatcgtccgcgggaccatgtgttttggtgtttgggaaaagggtttaagttaggtttacccttgttatttgatatgtgtacttgagttgtgcaggactgtaggtgacacatgtgactcagattgacagcttcgggtccggtgaaggatggagcatccgagggaccatggacaaggcagcaaggacaatggccgagggaagcgacttcgaggcatacgcgaaggttggcattggagacaagccacgggcttggatgcatccgagggacgagagccaaaggaagtatgcttgaaggcaagaggttaaggctgcaaagaagagtcaaatgagtcgtgagggtacgagtgcatgagagattgtactcggagtaaaatcctagttttagggttttactgtagtagTTACTgcagcgcactgtagcagttactgtagcgcactgtagcagtcgactggtgtatggaccagtcgactgatgcactgtagcagatagccgttgagagaatcgttgggctggcatcagtcgactggtgcaaggaccagtcgactggtaacgagcaaatcaggttctgatttgttccaagctctataagaaggagcttggtatggccggccaaggtgacgaaattagacttggttaaagcctaattagtagtcaccaaagtgctcaaggtctcttgtgtccaagtgttcttggttggtgttgtggtgaggtttctccacccacaaggagttgcttgagtagccggagtttgccgggggctaatccaccgaaggatcgggatcgtccaccttacggacagccgtggagtaggagcatcatctccgaaccacgttacatcgacgtgcattggtttgcttgttcttttctttgtcattagcttttgtattcgttattagtatttgtattttcgcttgcgcactaacgaatacgtaggaagcaaggatttgggggcgccgtctatccaaccccccttctagccggccaccgatcatcCAACACTATCTACCTTATCTTGAAAACAATTAATCATGCATAACTATTTCATTCATACAGTAAACATTCTCATTCACAGTGACCTTTCCATATTTGAATCCTACATAACATAGCAATACTTAGTATAAACATGCGTATCAAAACCAAGAACCTATTGTAGTATGTATATTCATTCATATCAAGATAAAATTACAGCCCTCAATAAAAAGCATGTAAACAAATAGGGATTAAATCACAGAACTAATACCAATCAAGAACTGTATTTTTGTTACCCGAATCCCTATACTAAGCCACAACAGAACTTCAGCGTAACCACGACTAGACCACATCTGCCTGGAGAAAATCAACATTCATCAAAGTCAACCCAATCAACTCCATCACAATTCCAAAGAGGAAATTATACCTACAATTTTTAAgccaaatttgaaatactagccACCCCATGCAGACCACACGACTTCAGAAATCACCCAAACTCCCATGATAATTCAGAGTACAGAAACATCTCCAcgaaaaaccaaacaaaaaacCCAAGAAGGACACGAATCAACCTCAAAATCAACTCAAAGATATCGTAGAAACCAACACCATATCGAGAGCATCCCAGAAAGCCCAAATCACG
This window of the Zingiber officinale cultivar Zhangliang chromosome 3B, Zo_v1.1, whole genome shotgun sequence genome carries:
- the LOC122054892 gene encoding uncharacterized protein LOC122054892 — protein: MAGRRNNGEIGGQNNQFLEGLTALLREQEQNRTHGEQIQQLLQAREQESTPRRPTSNANQVYKQFRELGPTEFKGTMDPIIAEGWIRSLEMIYNFMQVTDADKVRCTIFMLRDDAQVWWEGARLIVDLAILTWADFKEIFYWKYFTADNRTRLAREFLELRQGDLTVAEYVRRFKRGCYFVPMIANQPVEELKHFTKGLRAAIRHDVRLSWVTTFREAVDQALMSERDRNDMIKEAQN